One genomic region from Pseudoduganella dura encodes:
- a CDS encoding N-acetylmuramic acid 6-phosphate etherase produces MLKTETPSSEHAQLDQYPVAELVTAFIDDQLGAVQAVRAAALPIAAAVEAAVSRIEAGGRLIYVGAGTSGRLGVLDSVELYPTFSWPHDRALALLAGGRSAMFAAVEGAEDDRAQGARDLQATGPTASDVVLLLAASGATPYVLGALHAAREAGALTIGIANNTGSPVAGEAHVGITLDTGAEVISGSTRLKAGTSQKIVLNTISSAIMVRLHKVYRNLMVDLKPTNAKLFARTVRLTVHATGADEAAARAALEACGFHVKVAIVALLKKVPVPQAESLLARAGGSVRGALNA; encoded by the coding sequence ATGCTGAAAACCGAAACCCCGAGCAGCGAGCATGCGCAGCTGGACCAGTACCCGGTAGCCGAACTGGTGACCGCGTTCATCGACGACCAGCTGGGTGCCGTGCAGGCGGTGCGCGCCGCCGCGCTGCCGATCGCCGCCGCGGTCGAAGCGGCCGTGTCCCGCATCGAAGCGGGCGGCCGGCTGATCTACGTGGGCGCCGGCACTTCCGGGCGGCTCGGCGTACTGGACAGCGTGGAACTCTATCCCACCTTTTCGTGGCCGCACGACCGTGCGCTGGCGCTGCTGGCCGGCGGCAGGAGCGCGATGTTCGCCGCCGTCGAAGGGGCCGAAGACGACCGCGCGCAGGGTGCGCGCGACCTGCAGGCGACCGGCCCCACCGCCAGCGACGTGGTGCTGCTGCTGGCCGCTTCCGGCGCCACGCCCTATGTGCTGGGTGCATTGCACGCCGCGCGCGAGGCCGGCGCGCTCACGATCGGCATCGCCAACAACACCGGTTCGCCGGTGGCCGGCGAAGCGCATGTGGGCATCACGCTCGATACCGGCGCGGAAGTCATCTCCGGCAGCACGCGGCTGAAAGCCGGCACGTCGCAGAAGATCGTGCTGAACACGATTTCCAGCGCGATCATGGTCCGGCTGCACAAGGTGTACCGGAACTTGATGGTAGACTTGAAACCCACCAATGCCAAGCTGTTCGCGCGCACGGTGCGCCTGACGGTGCATGCCACCGGCGCCGATGAAGCCGCCGCGCGCGCCGCGCTGGAGGCGTGCGGGTTCCACGTCAAGGTGGCGATCGTCGCACTGCTGAAAAAGGTGCCGGTGCCGCAGGCCGAGAGCCTGCTGGCACGAGCCGGAGGCAGCGTGCGCGGGGCCCTGAATGCCTGA
- the bioF gene encoding 8-amino-7-oxononanoate synthase, translating into MELLDKLDANLQGLRDKHLIRTRRTVDTPCGPRATVDGRELLAFCSNDYLGLAAHPAITAALREGTQLYGAGSGASHLISGHGRAHAVLEERLADFAGPHLVEARALYFSTGYMANLAVLTALAAGDSDTEIFSEALNHASLIDGARLARTTVKVYPHANVEALDELLGTSRAGNKIVVTDSVFSMDGNLAPLPELLALCEKHGAWLIVDDAHGFGTLGENGRGALEHFGLRSPYLVYVGTLGKAAGVAGAFVAAHATVIETLVQRARPYIFTTAAPPALAHALLTSLDIIAGSEGQDRRSHLARLVAQWHDGLRLTGWSALPSQTAIQPVVIGANDATMAAAAALYERGIWVGGIRPPTVPANSARLRVTLSAGHAEADVALLVDAINEVNAHMERSRDGT; encoded by the coding sequence ATGGAACTGCTGGATAAACTGGACGCGAACCTGCAAGGGCTGCGCGACAAGCACCTGATCCGCACGCGCCGCACCGTCGACACGCCGTGCGGCCCGCGCGCGACGGTCGACGGGCGCGAGCTGCTGGCCTTCTGCAGCAACGATTACCTGGGCCTGGCCGCGCATCCCGCCATCACGGCCGCGCTGCGCGAAGGCACGCAACTCTATGGCGCCGGCAGCGGCGCCTCGCACCTGATCAGCGGCCACGGCCGCGCCCATGCAGTGCTGGAAGAACGGCTGGCGGACTTCGCCGGCCCGCACCTCGTCGAGGCGCGGGCGCTGTACTTCAGCACCGGCTACATGGCCAACCTGGCCGTGCTGACGGCGCTGGCGGCGGGCGACAGCGACACGGAAATCTTCAGCGAGGCGCTGAACCACGCCTCGCTGATCGATGGCGCCCGGCTGGCCCGCACCACCGTCAAGGTGTACCCGCATGCGAACGTGGAAGCGCTCGACGAACTGCTGGGCACGAGCCGCGCCGGCAACAAGATCGTCGTCACCGATTCGGTGTTTTCGATGGACGGCAACCTGGCGCCCCTGCCGGAGCTGCTGGCGCTGTGCGAGAAGCATGGCGCCTGGCTCATCGTCGACGATGCGCACGGCTTCGGCACGCTGGGCGAGAACGGCCGGGGCGCCCTCGAACACTTCGGCCTGCGCTCGCCTTACCTCGTCTACGTGGGCACGCTGGGCAAGGCCGCCGGCGTGGCCGGCGCATTCGTCGCCGCGCACGCCACCGTGATCGAAACGCTGGTCCAGCGCGCCCGGCCCTATATCTTCACCACGGCCGCGCCGCCGGCGCTGGCCCACGCGCTGCTGACGAGCCTGGACATCATCGCCGGCAGCGAGGGCCAGGACCGCCGGTCGCACCTGGCCCGTTTGGTGGCACAATGGCACGATGGCCTGCGGTTGACGGGCTGGAGCGCGCTGCCGTCGCAGACCGCGATCCAGCCGGTCGTCATCGGTGCCAACGACGCGACGATGGCCGCCGCGGCGGCACTGTACGAGCGCGGCATCTGGGTCGGCGGCATCCGCCCGCCCACGGTGCCGGCCAATTCGGCGCGGCTGCGCGTGACGCTGTCCGCCGGTCATGCAGAGGCCGACGTGGCACTGCTGGTCGACGCAATCAATGAAGTGAATGCCCACATGGAAAGGAGCCGCGATGGCACTTGA
- a CDS encoding adenosylmethionine--8-amino-7-oxononanoate transaminase, whose protein sequence is MTNRTSDDNSDWVARSLKSVWHPCTQMQHHETVPLIPVSHGRGAWLYDHDGRRYLDAISSWWVNLFGHANPRINAALRDQLDRLEHAMLAGFTHEPVIRLSERLSALTGGALGHAFYASDGASAVEIALKMSFHAWRNAGRSEKQEFVCLQGSYHGETIGALAVTDVALFKDAYGPLLRATQTVMSPDARQAADGETAQDVARRAAADVQRLFEEKAGRIAAIIIEPLVQCAAGMAMHDPLYLQLVRELCDRHQVHLILDEIAVGCGRTGTFFACEQAGIWPDFVTLSKGISGGYLPLSLVLTKEAIYQAFYSADITRGFLHSHSYTGNPLACRAALATLDIFEEDNVLEANRARAAKLGSALAPLAGHERVANLRNRGMIWAFDATGVDRTFSRRFFANATRRELLLRPIGSTVYLMPPYILDDEEIHGLVARTQAVFEQTLAEG, encoded by the coding sequence TTGACGAACCGTACCAGTGACGACAACAGCGACTGGGTGGCGCGCAGCCTGAAGAGCGTGTGGCACCCGTGCACACAGATGCAGCACCACGAGACTGTGCCGCTGATCCCCGTCAGCCACGGCCGCGGCGCCTGGCTGTACGACCATGACGGCCGCCGCTACCTCGACGCGATCAGCTCGTGGTGGGTCAACCTGTTCGGCCACGCCAACCCGCGCATCAACGCGGCGCTGCGCGACCAGCTCGACAGGCTGGAGCACGCGATGCTGGCCGGCTTCACGCACGAGCCGGTGATCCGGTTGTCCGAGCGGCTGTCCGCGCTGACGGGCGGCGCGCTGGGCCATGCGTTCTATGCGTCGGACGGCGCCTCGGCGGTCGAGATCGCGCTGAAGATGAGTTTCCATGCCTGGCGCAACGCGGGGCGCAGCGAAAAGCAGGAGTTCGTCTGCCTGCAGGGCAGCTACCACGGCGAAACGATCGGCGCGCTGGCCGTCACCGACGTGGCGCTGTTCAAGGATGCCTACGGCCCGCTGCTGCGCGCGACGCAGACCGTAATGTCGCCGGACGCGCGCCAGGCCGCCGATGGCGAAACGGCGCAGGACGTGGCGCGCCGCGCCGCCGCCGACGTGCAGCGGCTGTTCGAAGAGAAAGCCGGCCGGATCGCGGCGATCATCATCGAACCGCTGGTGCAATGCGCGGCCGGCATGGCCATGCACGATCCGCTGTACCTGCAACTGGTGCGCGAGCTTTGCGACCGCCACCAGGTGCACCTGATCCTCGACGAGATCGCCGTGGGCTGCGGCCGCACCGGCACCTTTTTCGCCTGCGAGCAGGCCGGCATCTGGCCGGATTTCGTCACGCTGTCGAAAGGCATCAGCGGCGGCTACCTGCCGCTCTCGCTCGTGCTCACGAAAGAAGCGATCTACCAGGCGTTCTACAGCGCCGACATCACGCGCGGCTTCCTGCACTCGCATTCGTACACGGGCAATCCGCTGGCCTGCCGCGCCGCGCTGGCCACGCTCGACATCTTCGAGGAAGACAACGTGCTGGAGGCGAACCGCGCCCGCGCGGCAAAGCTGGGCAGCGCGCTGGCGCCGCTGGCCGGCCATGAGCGGGTGGCCAACCTGCGCAACCGCGGCATGATCTGGGCATTCGACGCGACCGGGGTCGACAGGACGTTCTCGCGCCGCTTCTTCGCCAACGCCACGCGGCGGGAACTGCTGCTGCGGCCGATCGGCTCGACCGTCTACCTGATGCCGCCGTATATCCTGGACGACGAGGAAATCCACGGCCTCGTCGCGCGCACCCAGGCCGTGTTCGAACAAACGCTGGCGGAGGGCTGA
- a CDS encoding enoyl-CoA hydratase/isomerase family protein, with translation MNYDTLTIDTAGSIATVTLNRPEVRNAFNEQAIAELTAAFTALGQVDGIRVIVLAANGTAYCAGADLNWMKKMAGYSEEENRADAMQLANMLRIIYACPKPVVAKVHGDCFGGGVGLAAACDIAIAADDAHFCLSEVKLGLIPATISPYVIKAMGENAARRYFLTAERFNAREALRIGLVHDIATAATLDGQVDAIANALAANSPNAVRQAKALVSEIAGQPVTDTLIADTAHRIAQIRASGEGREGVAAFLEKRKPAWLN, from the coding sequence ATGAACTACGACACCCTCACCATCGACACCGCCGGCAGCATCGCCACGGTCACGCTGAACCGCCCGGAAGTGCGCAACGCGTTCAACGAACAGGCGATCGCCGAGCTGACGGCCGCCTTCACGGCGCTGGGCCAGGTCGACGGCATCCGCGTCATCGTGCTGGCCGCGAACGGCACGGCCTATTGCGCCGGCGCGGACCTGAACTGGATGAAGAAAATGGCCGGCTACTCGGAAGAGGAAAACCGCGCCGACGCGATGCAGCTGGCGAACATGCTGCGCATTATTTATGCCTGCCCGAAGCCCGTGGTGGCGAAGGTGCACGGCGACTGCTTCGGCGGCGGCGTGGGCCTGGCGGCCGCGTGCGATATCGCGATCGCCGCCGACGACGCGCACTTCTGCCTGAGCGAAGTGAAGCTGGGCCTGATCCCGGCCACCATCTCGCCGTATGTCATCAAGGCGATGGGAGAGAACGCCGCGCGGCGTTACTTCCTCACCGCCGAACGTTTCAATGCCAGGGAAGCGCTGCGCATCGGCCTGGTGCACGATATCGCCACCGCCGCCACGCTGGACGGCCAGGTCGATGCGATCGCCAATGCGCTTGCCGCCAACAGCCCGAACGCCGTACGGCAGGCCAAGGCGCTGGTGAGCGAAATCGCCGGCCAGCCGGTGACCGATACGCTGATCGCCGATACCGCGCACCGCATCGCGCAGATCCGCGCGTCCGGCGAAGGGCGCGAAGGGGTGGCGGCGTTCCTCGAGAAGCGCAAGCCTGCCTGGCTCAACTGA
- the bioD gene encoding dethiobiotin synthase, producing MALEDPVIAPVKEGAASVVAHVDDEPAPATQAALAAKGLPPRFSCFVTGTDTEIGKTLVSSALLHALVRQGVKACGMKPVAAGAVLRDGELHNDDCDQLAAAGNVHLLQSITTPFLLKEPAAPHIAAELEGIVIDPVPILAAYVEIAAASDASVVEGVGGFRVPLTDDYDTADLAQQLALPVVLVVGMRLGCINHALLTVEAIAARGLQLVGWVANALEPEMTFADENIEALADRIPAPLLGRVPRLAEPTAAAAAEHLDFTVLPNWPARRDP from the coding sequence ATGGCACTTGAAGACCCGGTGATCGCTCCCGTAAAGGAAGGTGCCGCCAGCGTTGTGGCGCATGTCGACGATGAGCCGGCGCCCGCAACCCAGGCGGCGCTGGCCGCGAAAGGCTTGCCGCCCCGCTTCTCCTGCTTCGTGACCGGCACGGATACCGAAATCGGCAAGACGCTGGTCTCGTCCGCGCTGCTGCATGCGCTGGTGCGCCAGGGCGTGAAGGCCTGCGGCATGAAACCCGTGGCGGCCGGCGCCGTGCTGCGCGACGGCGAGCTGCACAACGACGATTGCGACCAGCTGGCCGCGGCCGGCAACGTGCACCTGCTGCAGTCGATCACCACGCCGTTCCTGCTGAAGGAACCGGCCGCGCCGCATATCGCCGCCGAGCTGGAAGGCATCGTGATCGACCCGGTGCCGATCCTGGCGGCCTACGTGGAAATCGCCGCCGCCAGCGATGCATCGGTGGTCGAAGGCGTGGGCGGCTTCCGCGTGCCGCTCACCGACGACTACGATACCGCCGACCTGGCGCAGCAGCTCGCCCTGCCGGTGGTGCTGGTGGTGGGCATGCGCCTGGGCTGCATCAACCATGCGCTGCTGACCGTGGAGGCGATCGCCGCGCGCGGGCTGCAGCTGGTGGGCTGGGTGGCCAACGCGCTGGAGCCGGAGATGACGTTCGCCGACGAGAATATCGAGGCGCTTGCCGACCGCATTCCGGCACCGCTGCTGGGCCGCGTGCCGCGCCTGGCCGAACCGACTGCCGCCGCCGCGGCCGAACATCTCGATTTCACGGTGCTGCCCAACTGGCCGGCCCGCCGTGACCCGTAA
- a CDS encoding D-amino acid dehydrogenase — MQAKQYQVVVIGGGVVGLTSAWWLLEAGFRVALLERAPGAGGGASYRNGGQLSYRYVAPLADAGVPLKALRWMFQQAGPLRFRPEADLRQWRWLARFLANCNAASNRRTTVKLLELGEHSRRMMARLETTVPLAEFGWRDAGKLVVYRSRTAFDAAVAKADPDDRRRVLTGAETADIEPALDALAPRLAGGIFNAGEAVADCHAFCVALERRLHAHPRFDGIIHANATRLITENGKVAAVETDRGRVGGEHFVLAAGIQSRTLAATAGVGLPLYPLKGYSLSAPIGPGHTAPDISVTDFERKTLYARIGSRLRVAAMVDMVGEDTALDERRVAGLARLVRETMPDAADYSRLEPWAGLRPATPNSAPLLGPTRHGNLWLNVGHGPLGFTFACGTAALLADLMTGRQTPFALDFLAWRN; from the coding sequence ATGCAGGCGAAGCAATACCAGGTGGTCGTCATCGGCGGCGGGGTCGTCGGCCTCACCTCGGCCTGGTGGCTGCTGGAGGCGGGCTTTCGCGTCGCGCTGCTCGAACGCGCGCCGGGCGCGGGCGGCGGCGCCAGCTACCGCAACGGCGGGCAGCTCAGCTACCGCTACGTGGCGCCGCTGGCCGATGCCGGCGTGCCGCTGAAGGCCTTGCGCTGGATGTTCCAGCAGGCAGGCCCGCTGCGCTTCAGGCCGGAAGCGGACCTGCGGCAGTGGCGCTGGCTTGCGCGGTTCCTTGCCAACTGCAATGCGGCCAGCAACCGGCGCACCACCGTCAAGCTGCTGGAACTGGGAGAGCACAGCCGGCGCATGATGGCGCGGCTGGAAACCACGGTGCCGCTGGCGGAATTCGGCTGGCGCGATGCCGGCAAGCTGGTGGTCTACCGTTCCCGGACCGCGTTCGACGCTGCCGTCGCCAAGGCCGATCCCGACGACCGCCGCCGCGTGCTGACCGGTGCCGAAACCGCGGACATCGAGCCCGCGCTGGACGCGCTGGCGCCGCGGCTTGCCGGCGGCATCTTCAATGCCGGCGAAGCGGTGGCGGACTGTCATGCGTTCTGCGTGGCGCTGGAGCGGCGGTTGCATGCCCACCCCCGTTTCGACGGCATCATCCACGCCAATGCCACGCGCCTGATTACGGAAAACGGCAAGGTCGCGGCGGTCGAAACGGACCGGGGCCGGGTCGGCGGCGAGCACTTCGTGCTGGCGGCCGGCATCCAGAGCCGCACGCTGGCGGCCACCGCCGGCGTCGGGCTGCCGCTGTATCCGCTGAAAGGCTACAGCCTGAGCGCGCCGATCGGCCCCGGGCACACCGCGCCGGACATCAGCGTGACGGACTTCGAGCGCAAGACGCTGTACGCCCGGATCGGCAGCCGGTTGCGCGTGGCGGCGATGGTCGACATGGTGGGCGAAGACACGGCGCTGGACGAACGCCGCGTGGCCGGCCTGGCGCGCCTGGTGCGCGAAACGATGCCGGACGCCGCCGACTACAGCCGCCTCGAACCGTGGGCCGGTCTGCGCCCCGCCACCCCCAACAGCGCCCCGCTGCTGGGCCCTACGCGGCACGGCAACCTGTGGCTGAACGTGGGCCACGGCCCGCTCGGCTTCACGTTCGCCTGCGGCACCGCCGCCCTCCTGGCCGACCTGATGACCGGCCGGCAAACCCCGTTCGCCCTCGACTTCCTCGCCTGGCGGAATTGA
- a CDS encoding YchJ family protein, whose translation MSKTKIPAGCPCGGGPSLAACCGPYLDGFADGSALPATAELLMRSRYTAYTLKNELYLRATWHPSTRPAERIIDPDEPLQWLGLEVKSTLRLRQRKEDHPGQDYVEFVARFRQHGKGQRLHEISRFLREPDPALGGTPRWFYVDGDFPTKE comes from the coding sequence ATGTCCAAGACGAAGATCCCGGCCGGGTGCCCTTGCGGCGGCGGGCCGTCGCTGGCGGCCTGCTGCGGCCCGTATCTCGACGGCTTCGCCGACGGCAGCGCATTGCCCGCTACGGCCGAGCTGCTGATGCGCTCCCGCTATACCGCCTACACGCTGAAGAACGAACTTTACCTGCGGGCCACGTGGCACCCGAGTACCCGCCCGGCCGAACGTATCATTGATCCGGATGAGCCGTTGCAGTGGCTGGGACTTGAGGTAAAATCGACTTTACGTTTACGTCAACGTAAAGAAGACCACCCGGGCCAGGACTACGTGGAATTCGTGGCGCGCTTCCGCCAGCACGGCAAGGGGCAGCGGCTGCACGAGATCAGCCGCTTCCTGCGCGAGCCGGATCCGGCCCTGGGCGGCACGCCGCGCTGGTTCTACGTCGACGGAGACTTTCCGACCAAAGAATAA
- the bioB gene encoding biotin synthase BioB has translation MSLHEPKTVALHRPTAPITLPEAATWPREDVLALFELPFNELMFRAQEAHRANFPDGDVELATLLSIKTGGCEEDCGYCPQAARYDTGVEAKKILDTETVLEAAKQAKENGATRFCMGAAWRSPKDRDMDKVETMVREVKALGLETCATLGMLEADQAERLKAAGLDYYNHNLDTAPEFYDNVISTRQYQDRLDTLGHVRSAGLKVCCGGIVGMGETRDQRAGLIAQLANLNPYPESVPINHLVQVEGTPLHGLDRLDPLEFVRTIAVARITMPKARVRLSAGRRELGEAVQAMCFMAGANSIFYGDKLLTTDNPEANDDRALLDKLGLRTRAATLESVQKEACGC, from the coding sequence ATGTCCCTGCATGAACCGAAAACCGTCGCCCTGCACCGCCCGACCGCGCCGATCACGCTGCCCGAAGCGGCCACCTGGCCGCGCGAGGATGTGCTGGCCCTGTTCGAACTGCCGTTCAACGAGCTGATGTTCCGTGCCCAGGAGGCGCACCGCGCCAACTTCCCGGACGGCGACGTGGAACTGGCCACGCTGCTGTCGATCAAGACCGGCGGCTGCGAAGAGGACTGCGGCTATTGCCCGCAGGCCGCGCGCTACGATACCGGCGTTGAAGCGAAGAAGATCCTCGATACCGAAACCGTGCTGGAAGCGGCGAAGCAGGCCAAGGAAAACGGCGCCACCCGCTTCTGCATGGGCGCCGCGTGGCGCAGCCCGAAGGACCGCGACATGGACAAGGTCGAGACCATGGTCCGCGAAGTCAAGGCGCTGGGCCTGGAAACCTGCGCCACGCTGGGCATGCTGGAAGCGGACCAGGCCGAACGCCTGAAGGCCGCCGGCCTCGATTACTACAACCACAACCTGGATACGGCACCGGAGTTCTACGACAACGTGATTTCCACCCGCCAGTACCAGGACCGCCTCGATACGCTGGGCCACGTGCGCAGCGCCGGCCTGAAGGTGTGCTGCGGCGGCATCGTTGGCATGGGTGAAACGCGCGACCAGCGCGCCGGCCTGATCGCGCAGCTGGCGAACCTGAACCCGTATCCGGAATCGGTGCCGATCAACCACCTGGTGCAGGTGGAAGGCACGCCGCTGCACGGCCTGGATCGCCTCGACCCGCTGGAATTCGTGCGCACCATCGCCGTGGCCCGGATCACGATGCCGAAGGCGCGCGTGCGCCTGTCCGCCGGCCGCCGCGAACTGGGCGAAGCGGTGCAGGCCATGTGCTTCATGGCCGGCGCCAACTCGATCTTCTACGGCGACAAGCTGCTGACCACCGACAACCCGGAAGCGAACGACGACCGCGCGCTGCTGGACAAGCTGGGCCTGCGCACGCGCGCCGCCACGCTGGAATCGGTGCAGAAGGAAGCCTGCGGCTGCTGA
- a CDS encoding GntR family transcriptional regulator, which translates to MQIARKLTDDVRAGRYQVDQALPSERTLSEQLNVSRVTARKAIDQLVEQGLVVRKRGSGNYIAPRIEQPLSNLSSFSEQLQQRGYKPGSRWLRRGIVIASADEQMSLGLSPNTKVARLERLRYADDVAMAYEVSVLPATVVPDPDAIGDSLYQFLEGVGKPPVRALQHIRAMNASAELARQLDVAEGMAVLFITRIAYLGSGEAVELTHSYCRSDHYDFVAEMRRG; encoded by the coding sequence ATGCAGATCGCGCGCAAGCTGACGGACGACGTGCGCGCGGGCCGCTACCAGGTGGACCAGGCGCTGCCGTCCGAGCGCACGCTGTCGGAGCAGCTCAATGTGTCGCGCGTCACGGCGCGCAAGGCCATCGACCAGCTGGTGGAACAGGGCCTCGTGGTGCGCAAGCGGGGCTCCGGCAACTATATCGCGCCGCGCATCGAGCAGCCGCTGTCGAACCTGTCGAGCTTTTCCGAGCAGCTGCAGCAGCGTGGCTACAAGCCCGGTTCGCGCTGGCTGCGGCGCGGCATCGTCATCGCCAGCGCGGATGAGCAGATGAGCCTCGGCCTGTCGCCGAACACGAAGGTGGCGCGGCTGGAGCGGCTGCGCTATGCGGACGACGTGGCGATGGCCTATGAAGTGAGCGTGCTGCCGGCCACCGTGGTGCCCGATCCGGATGCGATCGGCGACTCGCTGTACCAGTTCCTCGAAGGGGTCGGCAAGCCGCCGGTGCGCGCGCTGCAGCATATCCGGGCAATGAATGCGTCCGCCGAACTGGCGCGGCAGCTCGACGTGGCCGAAGGCATGGCCGTGCTGTTCATCACCCGCATCGCCTACCTCGGCAGTGGCGAGGCGGTCGAGCTGACACACTCGTATTGCCGCAGCGATCACTACGACTTCGTGGCGGAAATGCGGCGCGGCTGA
- a CDS encoding carboxyl transferase domain-containing protein: protein MPHIDSKLNPRSEDFRANAAAMGALVDDLRARVARVAEGGGEAASAKHTARGKLLPRERVRMLLDPGTPFLEFSQLAAYEMYDDAAPSAGIITGIGRVSGQECVVVCNDATVKGGTYYPVTVKKHLRAQEIAEQNRLPCIYLVDSGGANLPNQDEVFPDRDHFGRIFYNQANLSAQGIPQIAVVMGSCTAGGAYVPAMSDESIIVKEQGTIFLGGPPLVKAATGEVVTAEDLGGGDVHTRLSGVADHLAQNDTHALSLARNIVSHLNRQKPQFPVRETVEPKYAPEELYGVIPVDTRKPFDIREVIARIVDGSEFDEFKARYGTTLVCGFAHIHGMQVGIIANNGILFSESALKGTHFIELCCQRKIPLVFLQNITGFMVGRKYENEGIARNGAKMVTAVATAAVPKFTVIIGGSFGAGNYGMCGRAYSPRFLWMWPNARISVMGGEQAASVLATVKRDGIEAKGGQWSQDEEAAFKQPIKEQYEHQGHPYYASARLWDDGIIDPADTRMVLGLGLSAALNAPIPDTKFGVFRM from the coding sequence ATGCCGCACATCGACAGCAAACTCAATCCGCGCAGCGAAGACTTCCGCGCCAACGCCGCCGCCATGGGGGCGCTGGTGGACGACTTGCGCGCCCGTGTCGCCAGGGTGGCCGAGGGCGGCGGCGAGGCGGCCAGCGCGAAGCACACGGCGCGCGGCAAACTGCTGCCGCGCGAGCGCGTGCGCATGCTGCTCGATCCCGGCACGCCGTTCCTCGAATTTTCCCAGCTGGCGGCCTACGAAATGTACGATGACGCCGCGCCATCGGCCGGCATCATCACCGGCATCGGCCGCGTATCGGGCCAGGAATGCGTCGTCGTCTGCAACGATGCCACCGTGAAGGGCGGCACCTACTACCCGGTCACGGTGAAGAAGCATTTGCGCGCGCAGGAGATCGCCGAGCAGAACAGGCTGCCGTGCATCTACCTCGTCGATTCGGGCGGCGCCAACCTGCCGAACCAGGATGAAGTCTTCCCCGACCGCGACCACTTCGGCCGCATCTTCTACAACCAGGCCAACCTGTCCGCGCAGGGCATCCCGCAGATCGCCGTGGTGATGGGCTCATGCACCGCCGGCGGCGCCTACGTGCCGGCGATGAGCGACGAATCGATCATCGTCAAGGAACAGGGCACGATCTTCCTGGGCGGCCCGCCGCTGGTGAAGGCGGCCACCGGCGAAGTGGTGACGGCCGAGGACCTGGGCGGCGGCGACGTGCACACCCGCCTGTCCGGCGTGGCGGACCACCTGGCGCAGAACGATACCCATGCGCTGTCGCTGGCCCGCAACATCGTTTCGCACCTGAACCGGCAAAAGCCGCAGTTCCCCGTGCGCGAGACCGTCGAGCCGAAATATGCGCCGGAAGAGCTGTACGGCGTCATTCCGGTCGACACGCGCAAGCCCTTCGATATCCGCGAGGTGATCGCCCGCATCGTCGACGGCAGCGAATTCGACGAATTCAAGGCCCGCTACGGCACCACGCTGGTGTGCGGCTTTGCCCACATCCACGGCATGCAGGTGGGGATCATCGCCAACAACGGCATCCTGTTCTCGGAATCGGCGCTGAAGGGCACGCACTTCATCGAACTGTGCTGCCAGCGCAAGATTCCGCTGGTCTTCCTCCAGAACATCACCGGCTTCATGGTGGGCCGCAAGTACGAAAACGAGGGCATCGCCCGCAACGGCGCCAAGATGGTCACCGCGGTGGCCACCGCCGCGGTGCCGAAGTTCACCGTGATCATCGGCGGCAGCTTCGGCGCCGGCAACTACGGCATGTGCGGCCGCGCCTATTCGCCGCGCTTCCTGTGGATGTGGCCCAACGCGCGCATCTCGGTAATGGGCGGCGAGCAGGCCGCCTCCGTGCTGGCCACCGTGAAACGCGATGGCATCGAGGCAAAGGGCGGACAATGGTCGCAGGACGAGGAAGCCGCCTTCAAGCAGCCGATCAAGGAACAATACGAACACCAGGGCCACCCGTACTATGCCAGCGCACGGCTGTGGGACGATGGCATCATCGACCCGGCCGATACCCGCATGGTGCTCGGGCTGGGCCTCTCGGCGGCGCTGAACGCGCCGATCCCGGACACGAAGTTCGGTGTCTTCCGCATGTAA